The Camelus dromedarius isolate mCamDro1 chromosome 23, mCamDro1.pat, whole genome shotgun sequence nucleotide sequence TACCTTTCCCAACCAGGTCAGATTAGCCTTGGAACATTAAACCTGCCATGTTATTCCCAAGGCTTAGCCTAACGAATTTTGGGATATTCTCTTCCACAAGGAGAAATCACATCTCCCCAGTTTCTCGTATAAAGGAAAAGAGTTTGCAGCATTATCCAATCCTAGTCTCCTACTTCTGAGCCCCTACCTGGGTTACCATGAGGGTGTGGAAATCTCAATTTAACCAAAGATAATGGACTCAGCACCCCTCTTCAGCCCACACCACCTTCTCAGCAGCCCCAGGAGCAGCACGGTCATTTCTGGCTAGCAAGCTGAGAAGACAGAACTAGGTGCCCATTCTATCCCGGCCTCAGACATATAAACGTCCAGTGGGtgaggaagggggagaaggggggcCCAGGTTACCCCGCAAGCTTGCTGGTGACGAGCGAGGACTTTCTCTGGGGCAGgtcctggggggtggggatgtggtCACCAGTCACCAAATTCTTGTCTGGGCCTGCACTTGGCAGCTGCTTATTCTTCATCTTGGCTTTGGCCATGTTGTAGTCTCCTGAGTCAAAGTACTTTTGCTAAGAGACAAGAGAGATGTTTAGGTAAGTGAGGAGCTCTGATCTTCCTCAAAAGCAAGGAGACTCATATCCATTATAAACCTTCATTCAAACTCAGatctttcaagtctttttttgATTAGGCTCACGCATACATAGCTGAGCATTAATTACACTTCCTTATGTCTTCTTCCCAATGTATTCTGACTTTTTCAGGTAGGTAAGCAGTTTCCCAGCTAGAGTATATATCCTTTGTACCCACATGTTTTTGTAGCTCCATGAGTATAGGATGGTTCAACCAAATTACTGACTTTATTCACAAAGGCTTACTGAGGGCCTATTAGCCTCTTGGTGCACCAGCTTGGTGCTGGGGAAACAGAAATGAGTAAGATATATAGAAGGGTCAATCTGGAGCTAACAGCAGGAGATCAACCTTAAGCTAAcaacctcaaaattaaaaattattctctcAGACCATGAATAGAAACTGAGCTTGTTCATGAGGATAATGTACTTTCCTCTGATTTCCACCACTCCCACACATGTTCTGTGGCTGTGACAGCCTGCCCACGCCTGCCTTGCCTACAGCAAGGTAAACTGCAAATCAGCATCACACCATCATCTGTGACTAAGACTCAATAAATAGGATTCTCCCCAGGAATCTGTTTCCCTCTCCATTTCATCCACACAGAGAAATGCACTTCAGGTTAATGATTTACAATCCCTCAGTCAGCTTTAGGTACCTCtggagactgagaaatctgatCAGGAGCTGGATGGCTATGAAGGTAAGACTGTCCCTTGGTGAGAAGGACCACTCTGGACAGGAAAAGTAAGTCTCTTCAGGGAGTGAATGACTGGTGCTAACCACAAGGCTCTGAAGAAATCTATGACTCATGTCAAGTTGAGAAAATCTGTAGGACAGATGGTTTGATCTTTTCCTGAAATGATGCAGCCCCAAATTTAGCTCTAATGCTAAATTTGCAGTCCTAAAACTCCCATCATCCAAACAGGCAAAGGTCTGGAGGCTGTCAGCAATCCAGACTCTAACATCCTTCTCTTATTTCCCCAACCCCATACCCAAATGCCCCTACATTAAGCCTTAATTTCCTATGTGGGAAATCAAAAGATAACTGATACCATATCAGGGATTTACAATATTTGTCTTGCTTTTTACAAGTTTTTAATTCTTGTCTACTACTGTCCAACAATAAAACTTCCAGATCAGTATTCAGTAGAACTTCCACAGATCTCATCCCTAAGGCCCCCTTTGGCTCTAAAGTAAGAGCGTAAGAGACTGTGCCCCATACCCCTTTCTGAAGTCTCTTCATGAGGAAGTCGGAGCCTCCAGGCTTTTGTCCTAGGCTTGGATATTTGGCCTTTAGCTTTGCCTCCTCGGCTCTCTCAGGGAGAATACCTTCTTTCTCCTGTGTGTCCTGGAGGAAACAAATGGGCCAATAAAATTAAACACTGAGAAGCAAGCTCTTCTAATATCTGATAACTTTTATACTATCATCTTTTCCTGGAGATCTACCTATTTGTAAATATGCTGTCTCCACTCTGCTCTTAAATAAAGCTAGACCTTTGTTCAAATCCCTAAAGCTCTAGATGACTGTATcgtgagaagaaaaagataagtaAGTTGTTTCTCACAGTACACCCAGGGAACCACCCCGGTGACCTGTGAGTATTGAGTCAAGGTAATACCTAAACATAATACTTTAAT carries:
- the ENSA gene encoding alpha-endosulfine; the encoded protein is MSQKQEEENPAEETGEEKQDTQEKEGILPERAEEAKLKAKYPSLGQKPGGSDFLMKRLQKGQKYFDSGDYNMAKAKMKNKQLPSAGPDKNLVTGDHIPTPQDLPQRKSSLVTSKLAGGQVE